In one window of Anaerolineae bacterium DNA:
- a CDS encoding radical SAM protein — MAAIFLANAPYSLKERYGNLASVGATLPHLGLLMLGAVLREAGHRVRILDASAQGLGYEETLEEVKKFQPDIIGLTAVTPSIIKTVKLASMIKDICPTTPIIIGGPHFTAVPEQTLMDYPVFDYGVVGEGEDTVVELVEALSADKIPSHVAGVAFRGNGEIRFTPSRQPIKSLDSLPFPAWELLDSFPTRYNPALFKYKKLPATHIISARGCPNKCIFCDTSVFSRQIRFHSSEYVLEMIGYLINNFGIKEIIFEDDQ, encoded by the coding sequence ATGGCTGCTATATTTCTTGCTAATGCCCCATATTCCCTTAAAGAAAGATATGGCAATCTGGCTTCTGTCGGAGCCACCCTTCCACATCTTGGTTTGCTTATGTTAGGAGCAGTTTTGCGTGAGGCAGGACACCGTGTTCGAATTCTGGATGCCTCGGCCCAGGGTTTGGGCTATGAAGAAACGCTTGAAGAGGTAAAAAAATTTCAGCCTGATATAATCGGGCTCACTGCAGTAACGCCTTCGATTATCAAAACCGTAAAACTGGCCTCAATGATAAAAGATATCTGTCCAACCACACCTATAATCATCGGTGGGCCGCATTTTACCGCTGTCCCTGAGCAAACGCTCATGGACTACCCTGTTTTTGATTATGGTGTTGTGGGGGAGGGTGAAGATACTGTGGTCGAGTTAGTTGAAGCTCTGTCTGCTGATAAAATACCATCACACGTAGCAGGGGTGGCATTTCGGGGCAACGGGGAAATCAGATTCACACCTTCTCGCCAGCCCATTAAGAGCCTTGACTCTCTTCCATTTCCTGCCTGGGAGCTTTTGGATAGTTTCCCTACCCGCTATAATCCGGCGCTTTTTAAATACAAAAAACTCCCTGCAACACACATCATATCCGCGAGAGGCTGCCCCAATAAATGTATTTTTTGCGACACCTCTGTTTTTAGTCGTCAGATCAGGTTTCACAGCTCAGAATATGTTCTGGAGATGATCGGTTATTTGATAAACAATTTCGGAATAAAGGAGATTATTTTTGAAGATGACCAGTT